The genomic window GATATGTATTATGAGGGGATCGGTGTACCGCGTGATTACTCCGCGGCGCTGCATTGGTATCTCATCGCAGCCTCGCCGCTCCCGCCGTATGCCACGATCTTTCCCGACCTTTATCACCTGCTCGATCCGGCTCGCGGCCGCGCGCACTATCGGCTCGGCCTGATGTACTACTACGGCTACGGCGTGCCGCGCGACCGCGTGAAAGCGCTCCAGTGGTTCAAGCTCGCTTGGGCCGACGGCTATCCCGAGGCGAAGTTCGCTCCGTAGGAACCGCCAGGCGCGGATCGACGAGCCGTCGTAGCTGGAACGCATGGACGAGGAAGACGATATCCGCAAAGAGGTCGAGGCTGCCGACGCCACCGGAATGGTTGCAAACCAAGAATTGCTCGCGTCGTTCCCTGCCGCGGCGCTGCGCGGTGCGCTTCCTCCCTCGCACCATGCGCACCAGTCGATCGGGCGGCTGCAGGGCGAGCTCGCGAAGCCGCGTCCTAGCCGGGAAGCGCTCGAAGAACATGTGAACGCGCTGCGATCGGTTCGCGAACTCGAGGCGACGATCGCAAATTGGTGGGACAGCCCGATCACGCAGCGGATCGTTTTCGACCTCACCCAAATCGGGCTCTAGTGAACGATAAGCCCGCCATCGGATTCATCGGAACGGGGACGATGGGCAAGCCGATGGCGCGCAACCTTCTGCGCGGCGGTTACCGCGTGTACGTGCACAATCGCACGCCCGAACGGCTGAGTTCGCTGGTCAGTGAAGGCGCGTACGCGCCGGGACCGCCCGCCGCGGTCGCCTCGCAGGCCGGGATCGTCATCACGATGCTGCCCGGCGTCGACCAACTCGAGTCCGTGCTCTTCGGAGACGACGGGATTGCGCAGGGGCTACCGGCCGGCGCGCTCTTCATCGACATGAGCACCATCCATCCGCAGGCCGCACGCGAGGCCGCGCACCGTCTGGCGGAACGCGGTATCGAAGCTCTCGACGCACCGGTGAGCGGCGGAGAGATCGGGGCGCTCGAAGCCACGTTGGCGATCTTCGCCGGCGGTTCGCGAGCCGCGTACGATCGCGCC from Candidatus Baltobacteraceae bacterium includes these protein-coding regions:
- a CDS encoding NAD(P)-dependent oxidoreductase; its protein translation is MNDKPAIGFIGTGTMGKPMARNLLRGGYRVYVHNRTPERLSSLVSEGAYAPGPPAAVASQAGIVITMLPGVDQLESVLFGDDGIAQGLPAGALFIDMSTIHPQAAREAAHRLAERGIEALDAPVSGGEIGALEATLAIFAGGSRAAYDRAEPVLQCMGAPAYMGASGTGQIAKLCNQLIVVATVEAVAEGLALGKACGIDVERLRETMLGGFAASRVLDVHGKRMIARDFTPGGALKLHLKDWESIQWAMTQAGLDLPEARAVFERVTQAVARGLGDRDQSALYLLLNQPGNHR